One window from the genome of Pogoniulus pusillus isolate bPogPus1 chromosome 7, bPogPus1.pri, whole genome shotgun sequence encodes:
- the LOC135177183 gene encoding gallinacin-10-like — translation MRVLYLLFAIVLLLFQAAPGSAEPLFADTAECKSQGNFCRAISCPPTFAISGSCQGGMLKCCSK, via the exons ATGAGAGTCCTCTACCTGCTCTTCGCTATTGTactcctcctcttccaggctgctccag GTTCTGCAGAACCTCTGTTTGCTGACACTGCAGAGTGCAAGAGCCAGGGGAACTTCTGCCGTGCCATATCATGCCCACCCACCTTTGCCATCTCCGGCTCCTGCCAAGGAGGGATGCTGAAATGCTGTTCAAAGTAA
- the LOC135177184 gene encoding gallinacin-9-like isoform X1 — MKILCFLIAILFFLLQASPAYSQEAADTLACRQSQGYCSFASCSAPLVGIGTCLGGKLNCCKWVPHS; from the exons ATGAAAATCCTTTGCTTCCTCATTGCcattctcttcttcctcctccaggcttctccAG CTTACAGCCAGGAAGCTGCTGACACTTTGGCATGCCGGCAAAGCCAAGGCTATTGCTCATTTGCAtcatgctctgctcctctggttGGCATTGGAACCTGCCTTGGTGGGAAGCTGAACTGCTGCAAGTG GGTACCCCACTCTTAA
- the LOC135177184 gene encoding gallinacin-9-like isoform X2, whose amino-acid sequence MKILCFLIAILFFLLQASPAYSQEAADTLACRQSQGYCSFASCSAPLVGIGTCLGGKLNCCKW is encoded by the exons ATGAAAATCCTTTGCTTCCTCATTGCcattctcttcttcctcctccaggcttctccAG CTTACAGCCAGGAAGCTGCTGACACTTTGGCATGCCGGCAAAGCCAAGGCTATTGCTCATTTGCAtcatgctctgctcctctggttGGCATTGGAACCTGCCTTGGTGGGAAGCTGAACTGCTGCAAGTGgtaa